Proteins from one Rosa chinensis cultivar Old Blush chromosome 7, RchiOBHm-V2, whole genome shotgun sequence genomic window:
- the LOC112180600 gene encoding probable sodium/metabolite cotransporter BASS6, chloroplastic: MALHAPPTTHLHFQIPRPPNLPRFRHRLPSPPPPNLTFRVPHSHSLRSHSISPICRCASLNSLDSFDSESDQNYASESPQIPQRNKVSFVELLKKSSSFLPHVTIASTLLALVFPPSFTWFTNRYYAPALGFLMFAVGVNSSEKDFLEAFKRPAAIFTGYIGQFVVKPLLGYIFGIISVAIFGLPTPVGAGIMLVSCVSGAQLSNYATFLTDPQMAPLSIVMTSLSTATAVFVTPFLSLLLIGKRLPVDVKGMVSSILQIVVTPIVAGLLLNRFLPQICNAIRPFLPPLSVLVTACCVGAPLAINIESVLSPFGLTILLLIITFHLTAFIAGYFLTGMAFHGAPDVKPLQRTLSYETGMQSSLLALALANRFFQDPLVGVPPAISTVVMSLMGFSLVMVWTIRKE, encoded by the exons ATGGCTCTGCATGCTCCTCCTACTACTCACCTCCACTTCCAGATTCCCCGTCCCCCAAACCTCCCCCGCTTCCGTCATCGCCTCCCCAGTCCGCCGCCGCCAAATCTCACTTTCCGCGTCCCTCACTCCCACTCTCTTCGTTCTCACTCGATCTCTCCAA TATGCAGATGCGCATCGCTTAACTCTTTGGATTCTTTCGATTCGGAATCGGATCAAAACTATGCGTCTGAATCACCTCAG ATCCCTCAACGAAATAAGGTTTCTTTTGTGGAGCTCCTGAAGAAATCAAGCTCTTTTCTACCACATGTAACCATCGCCAGTACACTGTTGGCTCTTGTCTTTCCACCTTCTTTCACATGGTTTACAAACAG GTACTATGCACCTGCATTGGGTTTCTTGATGTTTGCAGTTGGGGTTAATTCCAGCGAAAAGGATTTCCTTGAAGCTTTCAAGAGACCAGCAGCTATTTTTACTGGTTATATTGGCCAATTTGTTGTCAAGCCTCTTCTTGGATATATTTTTGGCATTATCTCAGTAGCAATATTTGGTCTTCCAACTCCAGTAG GTGCGGGGATTATGTTGGTATCTTGTGTTAGTGGCGCCCAGCTCTCAAACTATGCTACTTTTCTGACCGACCCACAAATGGCTCCTCTAAGCATTGTCATGACATCATTGTCTACTGCTACTGCTGTATTTGTCACACCATTCTTATCGCTTCTGCTCATTGGAAAGAGATTGCCTGTTGATGTAAAGGGAATGGTCTCCAGCATTCTGCAGATTGTAGTTACACCAATTGTTGCAGGCTTGCTTTTGAATAG GTTTCTTCCCCAGATATGTAATGCTATTCGGCCATTTTTGCCTCCACTATCAGTATTAGTAACAGCATGCTGTGTTGGAGCACCACTTGCCATTAACATCGAGTCTGTTCTGTCTCCTTTTGGATTAACCATTTTGTTGCTCATTATCACATTTCATTTGACGGCGTTTATAGCTGGGTATTTTCTTACTGGCATGGCCTTTCATGGGGCACCTGATGTCAAACCATTACAAAGAACACTATCCTATGAGACAG GAATGCAAAGCAGTCTTCTGGCCCTTGCACTTGCTAATAGATTTTTCCAAGATCCACTAGTGGGAGTTCCTCCAGCAATTTCT ACTGTGGTGATGTCTTTGATGGGTTTCTCCCTTGTCATGGTTTGGACCATAAGGAAAGAATGA